Proteins encoded together in one Phyllostomus discolor isolate MPI-MPIP mPhyDis1 chromosome 6, mPhyDis1.pri.v3, whole genome shotgun sequence window:
- the TXNDC9 gene encoding thioredoxin domain-containing protein 9 translates to MEANASVDMFSKVLENQLLQATKLVEEHLDAEIQKLDQIDEDELEHLKEKRLEALRKAQQQKQEWLAKGHGEYREIPSERDFFQEVKESKKVVCHFYRDSTFRCKILDRHLVILSKKHLETKFLKLNVEKAPFLCERLRIKVIPTLALVKDGKTQDYVVGFTDLGNTDDFTTETLEWRLGCSDILNYSGNLMEPPFQNQKKFGTNFTKLEKKTIRGKKYDSDSDDD, encoded by the exons ATGGAAGCTAATGCATCTGTCGACATGTTTTCAAAAGTCCTGGAAAATCAGTTGCTTCAGGCTACCAAACTAGTGGAAGAACAT TTGGATGCTGAAATTCAGAAACTGGATCAGATCGATGAGGATGAATTGGAACACCTCAAAGAAAAGAGACTTGAGGCACTAAGGAAAGCTCAACAGCAGAAACAA GAATGGCTTGCGAAAGGACATGGGGAATACAGAGAAATCCCTAGTGAAAGAGACTTTTTTCAAGAAGTCAAGGAGAGTAAAAAAGTGGTTTGCCATTTCTACAGAGACTCCACATTCAG GTGTAAAATATTAGACAGACATTTGGTAATACTGTCCAAGAAACATCTGGAGACCAAATTTTTGAAGCTGAATGTGGAAAAAGCACCTTTCCTTTGTGAGAGACTGAGGATCAAAGTCATTCCCACACTAGCACTGgtaaaagatggaaaaacacAAGATTACGTCGTTGGATTTACTGACCTAGGAAATACAGATGACTTCACCACAGAAACATTAGAATGGAGGCTTGGCTGTTCTGATATTCTCAATTACAG tgGAAATTTAATGGAGCCACCATTTCAGAACCAAAAGAAATTTGGAACAAACTTCACAAAGCTGGAGAAGAAAACTATCCGAGGAAAGAAATATGATTCGGACTCTGATGATGATTAG